One Amycolatopsis sp. NBC_00355 genomic window carries:
- a CDS encoding amino acid deaminase yields MNTPAPCSIDTAALDALHQERVDWRFRSAAPALSGLTLGEAAERRLNLFTDGFFGPFVVLDDEALEHNLRTMAAWCAARGVVLAPHGKTTMAPQLFARQIEHGAWGFTCANAGHLRIYRAFGVSRILLANQLLDPSGLRWLAAELAADPSFEFICWVDSVRGVELMTEALEGTGRPVDVLLELGADGGRTGVRDTATALSVAEAVHASPALRLRGTGGYEGALSHGTDDAALTKISSYVDGLRDLAITFADKGLLEGQIIVTAGGSAYFDQVANELTKPWPDGLDVLPVLRSGAYITHDDGFYREISPLGEHPRIDGVESFRPALRAWAQVTSKPSDTLALLTIGKRDASFDEGMPEPQLRRTPRGPAEPLENHVITKMNDQHTFLTLPAGSPVEVGDWIGLGLSHPCTVFDKWPLLPLTAADGETVVDLVRTWF; encoded by the coding sequence ATGAACACACCCGCCCCCTGCTCGATCGACACCGCCGCGCTCGACGCCCTCCACCAGGAGCGCGTCGACTGGCGGTTCCGCTCGGCCGCGCCCGCACTGAGCGGGCTCACGCTGGGCGAGGCCGCGGAGCGGCGGCTCAACCTGTTCACCGACGGGTTCTTCGGGCCCTTCGTGGTGCTCGACGACGAAGCCCTCGAACACAACCTGCGGACGATGGCCGCCTGGTGCGCCGCCCGCGGCGTCGTGCTCGCCCCGCACGGCAAGACGACGATGGCCCCGCAGCTGTTCGCCCGCCAGATCGAGCACGGCGCGTGGGGCTTCACCTGCGCCAACGCCGGGCACCTGCGGATCTACCGCGCGTTCGGCGTCTCGCGGATCCTGCTGGCCAACCAGCTTCTCGACCCGAGCGGCCTGCGCTGGCTGGCGGCCGAGCTGGCCGCCGATCCCTCGTTCGAATTCATCTGTTGGGTCGACTCCGTCCGCGGCGTGGAGCTGATGACCGAGGCTCTCGAAGGCACCGGGCGGCCGGTGGACGTCCTCCTCGAGCTGGGCGCCGACGGCGGCCGCACCGGCGTCCGCGACACCGCGACCGCGCTGTCCGTCGCGGAAGCGGTGCACGCCAGCCCGGCGCTGCGGCTGCGCGGCACCGGCGGTTACGAGGGCGCGCTCTCGCACGGCACCGACGACGCCGCGCTCACCAAGATCAGCTCCTATGTGGACGGTCTGCGTGACCTCGCGATCACTTTCGCGGACAAGGGACTCCTCGAAGGCCAGATCATCGTCACCGCCGGCGGCAGCGCGTATTTCGACCAGGTGGCGAACGAACTCACCAAGCCGTGGCCGGACGGCCTGGACGTGCTCCCGGTGCTGCGCAGCGGCGCCTACATCACCCACGACGACGGCTTCTACCGCGAGATCTCCCCGCTCGGCGAGCACCCGCGCATCGACGGCGTCGAGTCGTTCCGCCCGGCCCTGCGGGCGTGGGCCCAGGTGACGTCCAAGCCGTCGGACACCCTCGCGCTGCTGACCATCGGCAAGCGGGACGCCTCGTTCGACGAAGGCATGCCGGAGCCGCAGCTGCGCCGCACCCCGCGCGGCCCCGCGGAACCTCTCGAAAACCACGTCATCACGAAGATGAACGACCAGCACACCTTCCTCACGCTGCCCGCCGGGTCGCCGGTCGAGGTCGGCGACTGGATCGGGCTCGGCCTCTCGCACCCGTGCACGGTCTTCGACAAGTGGCCGCTCCTGCCGCTGACGGCGGCCGACGGCGAAACCGTCGTCGACCTCGTCCGGACGTGGTTCTGA
- a CDS encoding GntP family permease, translated as MIHWLQHTTGGLLTLAAVSIALLLLLIINVKVEPFIALIVVSLLTALAAGLPVGTLVGTAQKTSDSLLEKGFGSILGHITAIIGLGTLLGSILEKSGGARVLTSSLLRAFGEKRAPLAMGVSGLIFGIPVFFDIGIFVLAPLVYAAAKQGGRSLVLYALPLLAGLSITHAFLPPHPGPVAAAGLLHVDLGWIILMGAICGIPAWFVGGILYSTWIGKKIDIKIPEEFADLGGADDEHENPPSLGLVGGIIAVPLVLILAGTFGSIWLPKGSTLAGVAAFIGTPAVALTIAVLLASWLLGHRRGINGKQLGELSAAALRPVAMILLVVGAGAFFGAVLSATGIGTAVAKSLGDAGLPVILASYVISCGMRIAQGSATVAIVTTSGIVAPTVAELHYSQAQLALIVVAISAGSIIASHVNDGGFWIVSRYFGMTVPETLKTWTALETVLSVSGFAVAALAMLVV; from the coding sequence ATGATCCACTGGCTGCAACACACCACGGGCGGGCTCCTCACCCTCGCCGCCGTCTCGATCGCCCTGCTGTTGCTGTTGATCATCAACGTCAAGGTCGAGCCGTTCATCGCCCTGATCGTGGTCAGCCTGCTCACCGCGCTCGCCGCCGGCCTGCCGGTCGGCACCCTCGTCGGCACCGCCCAGAAGACGTCGGACTCCTTGCTGGAAAAGGGGTTCGGCAGCATCCTCGGGCACATCACCGCGATCATCGGGCTCGGCACCCTGCTCGGGTCGATCCTGGAGAAGTCCGGCGGCGCCCGCGTGCTGACGTCGTCGCTGCTGCGGGCGTTCGGCGAAAAGCGCGCCCCGCTCGCGATGGGCGTGTCGGGCCTGATCTTCGGCATCCCGGTGTTCTTCGACATCGGCATCTTCGTGCTCGCGCCGCTGGTCTACGCCGCCGCCAAGCAGGGCGGCCGCTCGCTGGTGCTCTACGCCCTGCCGCTGCTGGCCGGCCTGTCGATCACGCACGCGTTCCTGCCGCCGCACCCCGGGCCGGTCGCGGCCGCCGGGCTGCTGCACGTCGACCTCGGCTGGATCATCCTGATGGGGGCCATCTGCGGCATCCCGGCGTGGTTCGTCGGCGGCATCCTGTACTCGACGTGGATCGGCAAGAAGATCGACATCAAGATCCCCGAGGAGTTCGCGGACCTGGGCGGCGCCGACGACGAGCACGAGAACCCGCCGTCGCTCGGCCTGGTCGGCGGCATCATCGCGGTGCCGCTGGTGCTGATCCTGGCCGGCACGTTCGGCAGCATCTGGCTGCCCAAGGGCTCGACGCTGGCCGGGGTCGCCGCGTTCATCGGGACGCCCGCCGTCGCGCTGACCATCGCGGTACTCCTGGCGTCGTGGCTGCTCGGGCACCGGCGGGGGATCAACGGCAAGCAGCTCGGCGAGCTGTCCGCCGCGGCACTGCGGCCGGTCGCGATGATCCTGCTGGTCGTCGGCGCGGGCGCGTTCTTCGGCGCGGTGCTCTCGGCCACCGGCATCGGCACCGCCGTCGCCAAGTCGCTGGGGGACGCCGGCCTGCCGGTGATCCTCGCCTCGTACGTGATCAGCTGCGGCATGCGGATCGCCCAGGGATCCGCGACGGTGGCCATCGTGACCACGAGTGGCATCGTCGCGCCGACCGTCGCCGAGCTGCACTACTCCCAGGCACAGCTGGCGCTCATCGTCGTGGCCATCTCGGCCGGGTCGATCATCGCCTCGCACGTCAACGACGGCGGGTTCTGGATCGTCTCGCGCTACTTCGGAATGACCGTCCCGGAGACGCTGAAGACGTGGACCGCGCTGGAGACGGTGCTTTCGGTGTCGGGCTTCGCGGTCGCCGCACTGGCCATGCTCGTGGTCTAG
- a CDS encoding N-acyl-D-amino-acid deacylase family protein, with translation MDVVFRGALVADGTGDALTRHDVGITGGRIASVAEAGSLAGNRNIDADGLVLAPGFIDMHSHSDLQLLANPDHPAKITQGVTTEVLGQDGLSYAPVDDVVLAALRQQLAGWNDDPAGFDWNWRSVGEYLDRLDQGVAVNAAYLVPQGTVRMLAVGWDDRPATDAELTRMKELVATGLAEGAMGMSSGLTYTPGMYADTGELVELCRVVGEGGGFYSPHHRSYGKGALEAFAEMIDVSRRSGCPLHLAHATMNFSVNKGKAPDLLKLLDEALDDGCDVTLDTYPYLPGATYLSALLPSWATEGGLDATLARLSDADTRERIRAEIEESGSDGAHGVPIDWDAIEINGVRNDHNAHLVGHSVAGSARAAGREPAALYFDTLLDERLGTSCLMHVGHEENVQAIMRHRTHTGGSDGLLVGARPHPRAWGTFPRYLARYVRELGVLDLAECVAHLTGRAARRLRLTDRGLVRAGYAADLVLFDPESVTDTATFDDPRQAAAGFTHVFVNGVAALDDGRPTGALAGASLRNPGRTR, from the coding sequence ATGGACGTCGTCTTCCGCGGCGCACTGGTCGCCGACGGCACCGGGGACGCGCTCACGCGCCACGACGTCGGCATCACCGGCGGCCGGATCGCCAGTGTCGCGGAAGCCGGTTCGCTGGCCGGGAACCGGAACATCGACGCCGACGGCCTGGTGCTCGCACCCGGGTTCATCGACATGCATTCGCACTCCGACCTGCAGCTGCTGGCCAACCCGGACCACCCGGCCAAGATCACCCAGGGCGTCACCACCGAGGTGCTGGGCCAGGACGGGCTGTCCTACGCGCCGGTCGACGACGTCGTCCTCGCGGCGCTGCGCCAGCAGCTCGCGGGCTGGAACGACGACCCGGCGGGCTTCGACTGGAACTGGCGCTCGGTCGGCGAGTACCTCGACCGCCTGGACCAGGGCGTCGCCGTCAACGCCGCCTACCTCGTGCCGCAGGGCACCGTGCGGATGCTCGCCGTCGGCTGGGACGACCGCCCGGCCACCGACGCCGAGCTGACGCGGATGAAGGAACTCGTCGCGACCGGCCTGGCCGAGGGCGCAATGGGGATGTCGTCGGGCCTCACCTACACCCCGGGGATGTACGCGGACACTGGCGAACTGGTCGAGCTGTGCCGCGTGGTCGGCGAAGGCGGCGGCTTCTACAGCCCGCACCACCGCAGCTACGGCAAGGGCGCACTGGAGGCGTTCGCCGAGATGATCGACGTCTCCCGGCGGTCGGGCTGCCCGCTGCACCTGGCCCACGCGACGATGAACTTCTCGGTGAACAAGGGCAAGGCGCCCGACCTGCTGAAGCTGCTGGACGAGGCGCTCGACGACGGCTGCGACGTCACCCTCGACACCTACCCGTACCTGCCGGGCGCGACCTACCTGTCCGCACTGTTGCCCAGCTGGGCCACCGAAGGCGGGCTCGACGCCACCCTGGCCCGGTTGTCCGATGCGGACACCCGCGAGCGGATCCGGGCCGAGATCGAGGAGTCCGGTTCGGACGGCGCGCACGGCGTCCCGATCGACTGGGACGCCATCGAGATCAACGGCGTCCGCAACGACCACAACGCCCACCTGGTGGGGCACAGTGTCGCCGGTTCGGCGCGCGCCGCGGGCCGCGAACCGGCGGCACTGTACTTCGACACGCTGCTCGACGAGCGCCTCGGCACGTCGTGCCTGATGCACGTCGGGCACGAGGAGAACGTCCAGGCGATCATGCGCCACCGGACGCACACCGGCGGCAGCGACGGCCTGCTCGTCGGCGCCCGCCCGCACCCGCGGGCCTGGGGCACGTTCCCCCGTTACCTGGCCCGGTACGTCCGCGAACTGGGCGTGCTGGACCTCGCCGAGTGCGTCGCCCACCTCACCGGGCGGGCCGCGCGCCGGCTGCGGCTGACCGACCGCGGGCTCGTCCGCGCCGGGTACGCCGCCGATCTCGTCCTGTTCGACCCGGAGTCGGTCACCGACACCGCCACCTTCGACGACCCGCGGCAGGCCGCCGCGGGTTTCACGCACGTGTTCGTCAACGGCGTCGCCGCCCTCGACGACGGCCGTCCCACCGGCGCCCTCGCCGGTGCGTCCCTGCGCAATCCCGGGAGAACCCGATGA
- a CDS encoding sugar kinase translates to MTSGPEVLCVGETMALFVPAEPGPPDEVRQWTRTIGGAESNVACHLPALGVPSGWVSAVGDDPFGRAMLREIASAGVDVSACSVDPVRPTGLYIKESGAGGSPVRYYRAGSAASGMGPSLLDRLDLDGVRVLHLSGITPALSDSCLALVRALLDAPRGDRLVSFDVNLRPALWAGRDPRLLADLAGQADIVLTGDDEAQHVWGTGDPVSLRALLPGPRTLVVKHGERGATLVEGEPLFAPALRVDVVEPVGAGDAFAAGFLAATLRGASPLERLRRGHLQAAATLLTHDDVGVPLPHTVVDTLLHADPDEWSSARLTGEGVVRT, encoded by the coding sequence GTGACAAGCGGGCCCGAAGTCCTCTGCGTCGGCGAGACGATGGCGCTGTTCGTGCCCGCCGAACCCGGCCCGCCGGACGAGGTGCGCCAGTGGACGCGCACCATCGGCGGCGCCGAGTCGAACGTAGCCTGCCACCTGCCCGCGCTCGGTGTCCCGAGCGGCTGGGTGAGCGCGGTCGGCGACGACCCGTTCGGTCGCGCGATGCTCCGCGAGATCGCCTCGGCCGGCGTCGACGTCAGCGCGTGTTCCGTCGACCCGGTGCGCCCGACCGGGCTCTACATCAAGGAAAGCGGCGCCGGCGGCAGCCCCGTCCGCTACTACCGCGCCGGCTCGGCGGCGTCCGGGATGGGCCCCTCGCTGCTGGATCGGCTCGATCTCGACGGCGTCCGCGTGCTGCACCTGTCCGGCATCACCCCCGCGCTGTCCGACAGCTGCCTCGCGCTGGTGCGCGCGCTGCTGGACGCGCCCCGCGGCGACCGGCTCGTCTCCTTCGACGTCAACCTGCGGCCCGCCTTGTGGGCCGGGCGCGACCCCCGTCTGCTCGCGGACCTGGCCGGGCAGGCCGACATCGTCCTCACCGGCGACGACGAGGCCCAGCACGTGTGGGGGACCGGCGACCCGGTTTCCCTGCGGGCCCTCCTGCCGGGCCCGCGCACGCTGGTCGTCAAGCACGGCGAACGCGGCGCGACCCTGGTCGAAGGCGAGCCGCTGTTCGCGCCGGCGTTGCGCGTCGACGTCGTCGAACCGGTCGGCGCCGGCGACGCGTTCGCCGCGGGCTTCCTGGCCGCGACCCTGCGCGGCGCTTCGCCACTGGAACGGCTGCGCCGGGGCCACCTCCAGGCCGCCGCGACCCTGCTCACCCACGACGACGTCGGCGTACCGCTGCCGCACACGGTCGTGGATACCCTGCTGCACGCGGACCCGGACGAGTGGAGTTCGGCGCGGCTGACCGGAGAGGGTGTGGTGCGCACGTGA
- a CDS encoding IclR family transcriptional regulator produces the protein MSQSLDRALTLLNSIAKDARTLDDLAEEIGVHKSTVLRLLRTLEQHHFVRREGTRYYRLGSAMFDLANQALDSIDVRRSAQPALAALNARTGHTVHLASYDDGEVVYIDKYEGRHSVRMYSRVGKRAPLHCTAVGKVLVAAMPSAKREEIARSMEYPVLTPNTITTPEDYLAELDRVAQLGYAVDNAEHEDFIHCVAAPVRGADGEVLAAASMSVPKVLLDYEGLLALIPDLRAATDEASVHSGWTGNGKGH, from the coding sequence GTGAGTCAAAGCTTGGACCGGGCGCTGACGTTGCTGAACTCGATCGCGAAGGACGCGCGCACCCTCGACGACCTCGCCGAGGAGATCGGCGTCCACAAGTCGACGGTGCTGCGCCTGCTGCGCACCCTCGAACAGCACCACTTCGTCCGCCGCGAGGGCACCCGGTACTACCGGCTCGGCAGCGCGATGTTCGACCTCGCCAACCAGGCCCTCGACTCGATCGACGTCCGGCGCAGCGCCCAGCCCGCGCTCGCCGCGCTCAACGCCCGCACCGGGCACACCGTGCACCTGGCCAGCTACGACGACGGCGAAGTCGTCTACATCGACAAGTACGAGGGCCGCCACTCGGTGCGGATGTACTCGCGCGTCGGCAAGCGCGCGCCGCTGCACTGCACCGCCGTGGGCAAGGTCCTGGTCGCCGCGATGCCTTCCGCGAAACGCGAGGAGATCGCCCGGTCCATGGAGTACCCGGTGCTGACACCCAACACGATCACCACGCCCGAGGACTACCTCGCCGAGCTGGACCGGGTCGCGCAGCTCGGGTACGCCGTCGACAACGCCGAGCACGAGGACTTCATCCACTGCGTCGCGGCGCCGGTGCGCGGCGCGGACGGCGAAGTCCTGGCCGCCGCGTCGATGTCGGTGCCGAAGGTGCTGCTCGACTACGAAGGCCTGCTCGCGCTGATCCCGGACCTGCGGGCCGCGACCGACGAAGCTTCCGTCCACAGTGGATGGACGGGGAACGGAAAGGG
- a CDS encoding lactonase family protein, producing MAELSRRTFLGAAGAAGAATVLGAQFASAAAQVCTAGATVYVGSYTTGADGHGLDVTSRSGAALTRVRTVPGISDTSWFGRGADGKTLYVTNEGDPNGFVSALDITDVTNPKPLNKVSSKGSAPTHLSVHSSGKFVLAANYGTGSVVVLPILAGGKLGTATDLAQHRGTDRAPNAHQVVNDPSGRWVLSVDLGADSVYVYTLDVATGKLSQHQQLKLPTGAGPRHLVFDPTGKFAYIVQELRPEITVASWDAAAGTLKALSVVPAVPAGSTGDLYPGEIAVSRDGKFVYATVRGPNTLATFAVSGGGATLKLVSTVSSGGNWPRHVSLDPAEAWFYVANQRSGTVTWLPRDPATGLPGAVAGSLAVGSVNSTYFV from the coding sequence ATGGCCGAGCTTTCCCGTCGCACGTTCCTCGGCGCGGCCGGTGCCGCCGGCGCCGCCACCGTCCTCGGCGCGCAGTTCGCGTCCGCCGCCGCGCAGGTCTGCACCGCTGGAGCCACGGTGTACGTCGGCAGTTACACCACCGGAGCGGACGGCCACGGCCTGGACGTCACGAGCCGTTCCGGCGCCGCGCTGACCCGGGTCCGCACGGTGCCGGGGATCAGCGACACGTCCTGGTTCGGCCGCGGCGCCGACGGCAAGACGCTGTACGTCACCAACGAAGGTGACCCGAACGGCTTCGTCTCGGCGCTGGACATCACCGACGTCACGAACCCGAAGCCGCTCAACAAGGTCTCGTCGAAGGGCAGCGCGCCGACGCACCTGAGCGTGCACTCGAGCGGGAAGTTCGTGCTGGCGGCCAACTACGGCACCGGCAGCGTCGTGGTGCTGCCGATCCTGGCCGGCGGGAAACTCGGCACCGCCACGGATCTGGCCCAGCACCGGGGAACCGACCGCGCGCCGAACGCGCACCAGGTCGTCAACGACCCGAGCGGCCGCTGGGTCCTCTCGGTCGACCTCGGCGCGGACTCGGTGTACGTCTACACGCTCGACGTCGCCACCGGGAAGCTTTCGCAGCACCAGCAGCTGAAGCTGCCCACCGGCGCCGGGCCGCGGCACCTCGTGTTCGACCCCACCGGGAAGTTCGCCTACATCGTGCAGGAGCTGCGTCCCGAGATCACGGTGGCGAGCTGGGACGCCGCGGCAGGCACGCTGAAGGCCCTGTCGGTCGTCCCGGCGGTGCCCGCGGGCAGCACCGGCGACCTGTACCCCGGCGAGATCGCCGTGTCGCGCGACGGGAAGTTCGTCTACGCCACCGTCCGCGGGCCCAACACCCTGGCCACGTTCGCCGTCTCCGGCGGCGGCGCCACGCTCAAGCTGGTGTCCACTGTGTCCAGTGGCGGCAACTGGCCGCGGCACGTGTCCCTCGACCCGGCCGAAGCCTGGTTCTACGTCGCGAACCAGCGCTCCGGCACCGTCACCTGGCTGCCTCGCGACCCTGCCACCGGCCTGCCCGGCGCCGTCGCCGGAAGCCTGGCCGTCGGCAGCGTCAACTCCACCTACTTCGTCTGA